gagaaatgcaattcagtatgcatttaaagacaaatctaTTCAATTCACACCTTCCGAAACAATATACTAACCGAAACAGATATCCTCTGAAATCTGCACTTATCCGAATGTTGTCATATAGTTCTTCAGCCAAACaacgtttacaaaaatgcatatatcaggggTAAAATGTACTGAGAAAGGAAGATGTGACTGAAAATAACACCagagaaattgtttgcaaaaatatgtactgTAGTCAACAATGCATATAaacatgtgtttattaggagaaattcgatCTAAAATGCTAATGATTTTTTatggggatttaaaaaacaaataaatcacaaattgcttacaaaatgtggataactgaattgaatattggaaaaatgagaagctgagagaaccaaaattgacaggtcCTTCCACCCCTAGTCCTTACCCACCTGAGGGAATGAAGCCCTTGACAGAAAAAATGTGACCGATTCTTGCTTTTTATTAAGTGCATATATGTTCctttggggacgcgggtggcactgtggtctaaaccactgagccttgggcttgccgatcagaaggttgacggttctaATTGCcacgccggggtgagctcccattgctcggtccctggctcctgcccatctagcagtttgaaagcacgtcaaagtgcaagtagataaataggtactgccccggcgggaaggtaaacagcatttccgtgtgctgctctggttcgccagaagcagcttactcatgctggtcacatgacatggaaaaactgtctgcggacaaacatcggcgcCCTCGgccagatgagtgccgcaaccccagagtcgtttgcgactggacttaatggtcaggggtccctttacctttatgttcctTTATGAATCTTATTGAAATTCATGAAAGCTTCTATGCCATAATAAAATTGGTAGTTTTAAGTTTCCACAAGACTCttggttgcttttgctgcatGAAGCTATCACCTAACACAGCAACATCTCTGGAATATGTTCCTTCATGTAGACCAGCGAGGAGGTGACTGCTATGTTGACTGGGTTGAAAGTTCCTGACTCGCGCATGCACAATTCAACATATTATGTGTCAAGTCTGGGAGTCCTCCCCGACACTGTAGACTGGAGGGAGAAAGGGTGTGTCACAGATGTTAAGAACCAGGTAAGAGAGCGTCTTTCGGCATTTCCAGACCATCACTGtctttgggtgggattcagtcacaccTCAGCAAATTCAAAttgtgcaattaaagctgattGCGAGGACTTGCACAACAACCTGCTTCCAAAAAAATCTGACTTTTTGCGATAAAGAAAGTGATTGGCaagtgcactggaaagtgtggggaaaTGCCTGCTACAATGTTGTCTAATCTCTCCACAAACACATGAGAACGAAGGTTCAATGAACGGGTCATCTGGAACTTAGCAATTTCTTCCTTTGCAACTGATTCTGATAGCTTCTTCTCCATTTTAGGGTTCATGTGGTTCATGTTGGGCCTTTAGTGCTGTTGGGGCCCTGGAAGGCCAGCTAAAACTCAAAACAGGCAAACTGGTGTCTCTCAGTGCACAAAACCTTGTTGACTGCTCCAGTAAGTATGGAAACCATGGGTGCAATGGAGGCTACATGGAGGTTGCCTTCCAGTATATCATAGGGAACAAAGGCATTGATTCGGAAGCTTCCTACCCATATGAAGCCAAGGTTTGTATCATTTAATTTAGGTTGAATGTAAACATAAAACACTACAGAGTGCACCTGCAGATTTATTTCAGAATATATCCTGTCATGATTGCTAGCAATGCATTAGAGACTGTTGcaaataaattacatttattgtacttacttacttacttacttacaaagACGTACCTCTTCTAAAATGATCGTTGCTTATTGTATGTGTGCATCATCTGAAACAAagttgttcttttttcttcttcaggaaCATGGTTGCATTCACCTGAATATTTGTGTAAATTAAAATCAGTGGCTTAGTTGTCAAATCAGCTAAAATTATCTGACTTATTTAACTAAGATATAGATTAGATATATCTAATATCATTCTAACAACATTAAGCAGGTCAGCGTAGATCCAACCCTGGTGTCAGCATTAGTCACTACTGCACACCTTTTAAAAACCTGCTACACACAAGGTGGgcccctttgacctgatccagcttCAGAGCTCTTCTAAAGATCGTATACTGTTAGAGAAACTCATGGAGGCCAAAGGAGCaactttatcttctttttctttcaggttGGAACGTGTCACTACGACCCCTCTGCACGAGCTGCTACCTGCTCTAAATATGTTCCTCTCCCATTTGGGGATGAAGCTGCCCTGAAGGATGCTGTAGCCAATATTGGCCCTGTATCAGTTGGTATAAATGCAAGTCTAAAGTCATTCTTCCTGTATAAGCGAGGTGAGTTCCACTGTGCTTCCCTGCAAATATACTCTGAATAGACTCATTTGAAATCAAGGGACACAGAGAATTCTGACGGAATAGGAGCAGAAATAGTCAGCTGTTCACTTACTTATTCGTTTCATGTCTGGAGCGGAAATCCATCCAGTAAATACAAACATtattagctgttgttgttttcagtctgtGAAAGATATATACAGTAATCGATGATTCTCTCTTCTCCACCACCctccattttcattatattttgtttgcatttaaatgaatggcCTTCACATTTACAAGTAAAGTCACTTTTGTTGGAAACCGAACTGCAGTGGAACCGAAACAGCAGTGCATAAGATGAACATAGGTGGACACCTAaatcagtgctttctttcttgcCCATCAAAACTAGCTTatgtccactaatttcagtgggtctactctgagtatgacttaccatatatacttgagtataagcctagtttttcagcacattttttgtgctgaaaaagctgccctcggcttatacttgagtgaggcgagcggcgggagcggcgagaaagaagccctttctctccgctcatgctgccacccgctctccccagtcaaccattgcttaagaacagcggttctttactctccccaggcagcttgttccattcctgaactgctcgcataaatgcaaacttggcaaaggaggaagaggaaggagcagcccaaagggctgcttttgggctgctcattcctcctcctcctccacagcggcaaaggtgaatcggcttatacttgagtcaataagctttcccaggtttttgtaggaaaattaggtgcctcggtttatatttgggtcggcttatactcgggtatatacggtagttggATTCAACCCTCTTTGGCATGCAAAGAAGCAGAGACTCTCTTGCTATCCCAGTGAGGTCAGCCATTTTGTTCAGGCAAGTTGTTCAGACAGGTCTGGttgtgtgtgtctgcatgcatGGATACACACAGAGTAATGGTCTTCTGAAAGCCGCAATTTTACTTTTCCTTCAAGAAATTATTCAATTGGGTGTGATCCTTGACAATTCCTTGCTGTTCTCTCCATAGATACTTTTCAAGCTTTCCACAACCTTGACCCATTTTTAACCCCAAACAGCAATGCAGGACCCACTAAGAACAAATAAATTATGCCTTGTATTATTCTCACGTTTACTGTTAGCCTGTCTAGAACTATTCTTCCCTCTCttgcttttttccccctctcttgcTTTTGTGTACCAATCTCCTTTTCTCTCCAGTGCTGATGTGACCTACATTTAGTTGGTCCTGAACCCACCAACAATTAGGCGACATAACTTCCCAGCACATTACTAACATTTTCTCCAAACTCTCCCTTACCAAAACACCAATGCCAAACTTGGTATGGAGTTAGGTTACTACTCTAGTGTTATTACTTCTTCCCTCCTCCAATTAATATCACATTATGATTTTACCTTTGCATCTTTGATACCTGCATCCCCCTATGCTGTTTGCAGAAGGGCTGTAGCGCAAGAgtacagcacctgctttgtatgcaaaaggttccaggtgcaatttctggcgtctgcaggtaggactgggacagacccctgcctgaagccctggagatctgctgccagtcaatcTAGATAATactaagctggatggaccaatggtctgaattgTTATGAGGCAGCAAAGGCTGACCCTGCTATTTGGCAGAGTGATGCAGGTGCCAAGGGCAACAGCAACCCCCACTATTTCCCCTAGGTTTCCTTACTTAGCCTGCTCTGTGTCCACAAGGCTAGCCTGACACTATAGTGGAAGATGTTAACAGATACGGTAACCactgctgaagtaagattcaactaccaaCCTGATCAGATTCTGTACATGGGATCAATGGGTGCCACCTCTTCCTTCTCATTTGGCAGCcctgaaggcagcttcctgtatccTCTTGGTGGAATACTGTATAGCACATTTTGTTGACCCTAAACTAGGAGGGCTATTTTTCAAGAGCAACTTTCATTTGCTTCAGTTTTAAAAATGTACCCATACACTCATACACACCTGAAAGTGATTCTATATCCTTTTTATGTAGGTGTATATGACGATCCACAGTGTTCTCAGTATATAAATCATGGAGTCGTCGTAATTGGATATGGAACAGAAGAAGGCAAAGAATATTGGCTTGTGAAGAATAGGTAAGGATACCCTTTAGGGAACCAGCTGCTAAGCCAGCATTGTATATCAGTGAGTCCACTGCTCATCCATTTTGAGAAACTTTagtctaaagcaggcttcctcaaactcggccctccagatgttttgagactacaattcccatcatccctgaccactggtcctgctagctagggatcatgggagttgtgggccaaaaacatctggagggccgagtttgaggaagcctggtctaaagcattgttcttcaaccttggggtCTCAATTGTTGTCGGGACTCTTTGTTTAGctaatgggagttttagtccagcaacattttggagcccaagtttgaaaaacactgatctaaaatGTTTTTGGGAAATGAAAGGGGGTTGTGTTCTGAGAAAATGTTatggttttattctattttgtaaACCATTCTGTGGGTTtggaggctttttttaaaaaacaactaggaggtatatagattttatgaaataaataaataaaaataaataaataaaaataaataaatagaagaggattagataaattcatggaggataaggctatcagtggcttctcaccacaatggctatgccctgcctccacagttggaggcagtatgcttctgaatgccacttaGTTGCctcctggaaaccacaagaggagaAGGGGCtcgtactcaggtcctgcttgtgggtttcccagaagcacctgggtggccactgcaagaataggatgctggactagatgggccactggtctgatccaggagactcttgtgtttttatgtggaATTGCCCAGTAGTTTAACGAGGGTGGTGTGACTGGTGTCCCGACACAGCACTGAAAGCATCCGTAACATGAGATATTAAGGCTACATGATAATTATTTTTAGTTCCTTACTGAGCATCGTAAGACCCTTGAAAAGCCCCTTGTTCACAATGAAAGTGTTAATTATTCTCCTAATGTCTCATTCTCTGTTATTTCAACAGCTGGGGTACAAGTTTTGGCGATGAAGGATTCATTAAAATTGCAAGGAATCATGGGAATCGCTGTGGCATTGCCAGCCAGTGCTCCTATCCACTAATCTAGAGAGGATTTCCAGATCACAATGGATTGTTCGTCACTGAAAGAACAGCCCATTAGGCAActaatcttaaaaaatcaaaCTGCTGTTTTAAGAAGAGTGATTGGTCTCCAAAGGCGAGGTTTTCCTGTCAGCTCCACCTGGTAGATCTGAGACAAACAGCCAAAATGATGATTTATCCTGGTTTATCTTGGTATTTGCTAAGCATCCCCTGGGCACTGTGGGGCTTAATCAGTTAATAATGTAATGTCTGTAGTCCTGCTCTGAACAACCCAAGCTTTATGTAATTGCTGGATAGTATCACTGTTACAACCTCAAGGTATGTTGGAATAAAGGCTGTGTCAGGtaaacacagaaacaaacaaaaaccttatgTGACTCCAGAAATGGCAAGCAAGCCACTTTACAATGATGGATGGGGAATCCTTTTGTGACAGCCAGAGGGTCACATTTCCTTCTGCATAACCATTAAAGGCCGCATACCAGTAATGAGCATTGGCAAGAGTCAAAAGTAGGCAGGGCAACACATGCAAATGTTACCTTTGGACAGTAGGCTACAGTTTCTACACTTAcatttctccatcctccatccgaATAATCAAGAGGCATTTTTGCTGTTCAAAGACACatttgcagccaggcaaaaacacccgaGGTGCAAAAACAGGTCCAGTGCGTGAGTGTGGCCTGAGGAAAGTTCTGAGGCCCAGAGAAAGGGTTATGGACTACTTCTGGAGACAATACAATAATACACTAATAATTGATGGTTATTTGTTTTTGATGTGGTTTAAAGCCACTTTAGTTGGAAGCATCTTGGTGGAAAAGGCAGAAATGTGGATTTATTACATAATTCTGGAGTGGGTGAATAAAATGCCAACTCAGCaggaaagggtggtggtggtgatggtcaTGATTTTAATTGCATGCAAACAACCTTTCAACCTGGTTGGAATTTACAGTGAGTGAGTGGAGAAAAAAGGCAGGAAAGATTCCAGGAAAaattccaaacttttttcaaagaatgCCAGATTCGATGAATTTTACCCCAGAATtttatcctgaagttgaggctccagtactttggccacctcatgagaagagaagactccctagaaaagaccctgatgttgggaaagatggagggcacaaggagaaggggacgacagaggatgagatggttggacagtgttctcgaagtgactagcatgagtttggccaaactgcgggaggcagtgaaagataggcgtgcctggtgtgctctggtccatggggtcacgaagagtcggacacgactgaacgactgaacaacaacaacaacaaccccaaagttgttgagcttttttcaggattGAAGTGCCATGGGGGCCGGATTAAATCGACCGGCGGGACGGATTATTAGGCtcctgaaacggactttggacatgcctggattagGCAGAGGAAGGGAATCTCAGCATCTGGAACTCCAAGTAGTGAAcatgaccagaggcaaaagtgggtgggacaacacatgtaaatattacttttgcacaATAGACTTTAGTGTCTACACTTAAcacttctctatcctccatccaggtaaggaagaggcattatcactgttcaaagacacatttccagaaacaaaaacacccaaggtGCAAAAACAGGGCCAGTGAGTGTATGTGGCCTGGagaagttctgagggccagatagagagacttGAAGGGCCACACGCCTAGCAAAAGTTCATGAAAGAAAATTTTTGCAACCTGGAATCAGGGACGGCTCTACCATTGAATAAAGTGACTCAAAGTGTTATGAAAGGACAACAAATTGATGTTTattatcctgcattgcaggggattggactagatgacccatgtggtcccttccaactctacaattctatgattcctgtgggactttctgcctcaggtgccagaatATCTTGGCTGGCCTTTGGGATCATGCACCTTGACTTAGTATGGAAGGTGCCATTGGCCATTCCACGTCAGGCTGCAAAATATCATGGGCTGTTACTGCCTGGAATTTTTTTTAGGAATGTGTGTGCATTGCAAAGGTCAAGCTATGTTTTAAATTCCCAGATTTGGCCATTGCACAGTGTTAAGGAATAATAAAGTACATTTGAACACcactgaaaaaaaatcacaaccactCTAGACACATGGAATTCCAGGTTAAACGAACTTTTAAACAACTTTGAGCTATAATGCCTCACAGTAAAGAAAACTGAGCATTCTCCTCTTCCTTCAGTATCTCTGAGGAACAGTTATTGGATAAGTTACAGGtctcttagttggtctctaaggtgctactggaaggaattttttgtttgtttgtttgttttagttatTGGATAAATTTCCCTCCTCACTGCTACCATATATCTCTCTACACACAAAAATACCCTAACTCCCTTGTATACTCCCCTTGTTTAGACATTAGCCCTGTTCTTTCAAATATATGTGTGAAAAGACTTTCTTTGTGGAGGGCGTGGCATGAAAGAGCCGAACTTGACTTTGCCCTGTTTTCAATGTCAGTTTAGCAGAGGAGGTAAGAAGGTAATGGAGGAAATGTTCTCTGAGGATGCGCAGAGTGCTTTTTCCATTCACCAGTGGGAAGATGGCCAACTTGGACACACAGATACAAGGGAGGCCTTATAGGGTACTCCACCAGCACAGCCCATCTCCTATTCAACTACTCTTaactttagaaataattgctgtcTATATCTATATCAGACGTAGGGTAGGGTTGTCTTGAGCAGCAATCTGATCTGTAGGTAGGGCAAAAATCATTTGAATTCCATGCCATGAAAAATGTCACATTCTTCTGTTAAAGGTGGAGAAGGTGctgctatattattatttttctggccAGTTTGCAAACTTATTAGCCATGAAGGAGGTTGAGGGCAGTCCCTCTGAGTGTGTGGGCATAAAGTGTACATATATATGTCCTTAAAAGTGTGTTTTCCCTTGTATAAGAGGGGGCTGCAGCGCATCTCCACCGAAAAAATATTCTGCGTGCTTTTAAAACTATGCCTGGCATGAAATTAAAAGAGGCTCTGCTTTTCCTGTCATGAAGATGTTAACTAGTGGGTGGAAGCTTCACCCATGTAATTTCTGCCTGCCAGACAA
This is a stretch of genomic DNA from Lacerta agilis isolate rLacAgi1 chromosome 17, rLacAgi1.pri, whole genome shotgun sequence. It encodes these proteins:
- the CTSS gene encoding cathepsin S, translating into MELWACVFLAFAAAAAASSAYWEKDPTLNRHWELWKKKYGKTYKNEKEEDGRRMTWERNLQFIMLHNLEHSLGLHSYELGMNHLGDMTSEEVTAMLTGLKVPDSRMHNSTYYVSSLGVLPDTVDWREKGCVTDVKNQGSCGSCWAFSAVGALEGQLKLKTGKLVSLSAQNLVDCSSKYGNHGCNGGYMEVAFQYIIGNKGIDSEASYPYEAKVGTCHYDPSARAATCSKYVPLPFGDEAALKDAVANIGPVSVGINASLKSFFLYKRGVYDDPQCSQYINHGVVVIGYGTEEGKEYWLVKNSWGTSFGDEGFIKIARNHGNRCGIASQCSYPLI